A region of Liolophura sinensis isolate JHLJ2023 chromosome 8, CUHK_Ljap_v2, whole genome shotgun sequence DNA encodes the following proteins:
- the LOC135472596 gene encoding SH2 domain-containing adapter protein F-like isoform X3, whose protein sequence is MMVNSRLAKNIVIGEYTQPVDALLPANLKSVPPSTPSDEDYSEPYESRKLLEELQAQALLQPKDVSEIAGGVYSEAYMVPEVQASVYNLAKDTSSAKLGGDRLSRFRAQGRNWAQGSASRAPASTSRLTSASSEDKENTDSDYDKLGYASGYDRVDGASGEQYGSLYVEGSAFRPVKPQARSQGEVTYQDPWDRSTAEKDLEEKLSSPKSRLGGTRGMLSSSHDTDNGGKGFSESGALPSNYCQPWDLKSAQQQFQESIHSSRSPPTQNSPVKHSSGVSGGARPRKGSGGRIIEGGVYEAPWDSEEKQKELEEKFKAAEIQKSPKKDGSKESSPKSGVRSRAVEDITVYEEPWDVSSKGRAISSMLSGTGEQKESSAPKSPGSKDGTNTSPKQKAGIKVDIGARIRSAIGEVIDPTIKLEKQSWYHGTIGRSDAEALLRVCKEGSYLVRNSESTKTDYSLSMKSSRGFIHIKISRDKDYKFILGENSQPFEAIPEMIFHYSRNLLPIKGADHMILLHPVINELL, encoded by the exons ctcAGAGCCGTATGAGAGCCGCAAACTTTTAGAAG AGCTCCAGGCCCAGGCCTTGCTGCAGCCAAAGGACGTGAGTGAGATAGCAGGAGGGGTCTATTCGGAAGCTTACATGGTTCCTGAAGTCCAAGCCTCTGTCTACAACCTCGCCAAAGATACCAGCAGTGCCAAACTCGGAGGGGACAGGTTGAGCCGATTTAGAGCTCAGGGACGCAACTGGGCACAGGGTTCTGCTTCACGCGCACCTGCAAGTACCTCACGGCTGACGTCCGCCTCAAGCGAAGACAAAGAGAACACAGACTCCGATTATGACAAGTTAGGTTACGCCTCCGGTTACGACCGCGTGGACGGAGCCAGTGGCGAGCAGTACGGCAGCTTGTATGTGGAAGGGAGTGCCTTCCGGCCAGTCAAACCTCAGGCGCGTTCCCAGGGGGAAGTGACGTACCAGGACCCCTGGGACCGCAGCACTGCTGAGAAGGACCTCGAGGAGAAGCTGAGCTCACCCAAGTCTCGTCTAGGTGGCACCAGAGGCATGTTGTCATCATCACATGACACAGACAATGGGGGTAAGGGTTTCTCCGAATCTGGGGCCCTCCCTAGTAACTACTGCCAGCCCTGGGATCTAAAGTCAGCCCAGCAGCAGTTCCAGGAGTCTATCCACTCCTCCAGATCCCCGCCCACTCAGAATTCCCCTGTCAAGCACAGTTCGGGTGTCAGCGGTGGGGCGCGACCCCGCAAGGGCAGTGGGGGACGTATTATAGAAGGTGGAGTATACGAGGCCCCATGGGActcagaagaaaaacaaaaagaacttGAAGAGAAATTCAAAGCTGCCGAAATTCAGAAATCTCCTAAAAAAGATGGCAGTAAGGAGAGTTCTCCAAAGTCTGGTGTGCGGTCTCGAGCCGTGGAGGACATTACTGTGTACGAGGAGCCATGGGATGTGAGCTCTAAGGGTAGAGCGATATCCTCCATGCTGTCTGGCACAG GGGAACAAAAGGAATCCTCGGCTCCTAAAAGTCCTGGCTCCAAAGACGGTACTAACACATCACCCAAGCAGAAGGCTGGCATCAAGGTGGACATAGGGGCACGAATACGCAGCGCCATTGGGGAGGTCATCGACCCCACAATAAAGCTAGAAAAACAAAG CTGGTACCATGGTACTATTGGCCGCTCCGATGCAGAGGCTCTTCTCAGGGTCTGTAAAGAAGGCAGCTACCTAGTGAGGAATAGTGAGAGCACCAAAACTGACTACTCTCTCTCCATGAA aagttCCCGGGGCTTTATTCACATCAAGATATCACGTGACAAGGATTATAAGTTTATTCTTGGAGAAAACAGCCAGCCATTTGAAGCAATCCCAGAAATGATATTTCATTACAGTAGAAACCTTCTCCCCATCAAAGGAGCCGATCACATGATCTTGCTCCATCCAGTGATAAATGAGCTCTTGTGA
- the LOC135472596 gene encoding SH2 domain-containing adapter protein F-like isoform X2: MICTYTSLRDGLVRPGCRQNIVIGEYTQPVDALLPANLKSVPPSTPSDEDYSEPYESRKLLEELQAQALLQPKDVSEIAGGVYSEAYMVPEVQASVYNLAKDTSSAKLGGDRLSRFRAQGRNWAQGSASRAPASTSRLTSASSEDKENTDSDYDKLGYASGYDRVDGASGEQYGSLYVEGSAFRPVKPQARSQGEVTYQDPWDRSTAEKDLEEKLSSPKSRLGGTRGMLSSSHDTDNGGKGFSESGALPSNYCQPWDLKSAQQQFQESIHSSRSPPTQNSPVKHSSGVSGGARPRKGSGGRIIEGGVYEAPWDSEEKQKELEEKFKAAEIQKSPKKDGSKESSPKSGVRSRAVEDITVYEEPWDVSSKGRAISSMLSGTGEQKESSAPKSPGSKDGTNTSPKQKAGIKVDIGARIRSAIGEVIDPTIKLEKQSWYHGTIGRSDAEALLRVCKEGSYLVRNSESTKTDYSLSMKSSRGFIHIKISRDKDYKFILGENSQPFEAIPEMIFHYSRNLLPIKGADHMILLHPVINELL, translated from the exons ctcAGAGCCGTATGAGAGCCGCAAACTTTTAGAAG AGCTCCAGGCCCAGGCCTTGCTGCAGCCAAAGGACGTGAGTGAGATAGCAGGAGGGGTCTATTCGGAAGCTTACATGGTTCCTGAAGTCCAAGCCTCTGTCTACAACCTCGCCAAAGATACCAGCAGTGCCAAACTCGGAGGGGACAGGTTGAGCCGATTTAGAGCTCAGGGACGCAACTGGGCACAGGGTTCTGCTTCACGCGCACCTGCAAGTACCTCACGGCTGACGTCCGCCTCAAGCGAAGACAAAGAGAACACAGACTCCGATTATGACAAGTTAGGTTACGCCTCCGGTTACGACCGCGTGGACGGAGCCAGTGGCGAGCAGTACGGCAGCTTGTATGTGGAAGGGAGTGCCTTCCGGCCAGTCAAACCTCAGGCGCGTTCCCAGGGGGAAGTGACGTACCAGGACCCCTGGGACCGCAGCACTGCTGAGAAGGACCTCGAGGAGAAGCTGAGCTCACCCAAGTCTCGTCTAGGTGGCACCAGAGGCATGTTGTCATCATCACATGACACAGACAATGGGGGTAAGGGTTTCTCCGAATCTGGGGCCCTCCCTAGTAACTACTGCCAGCCCTGGGATCTAAAGTCAGCCCAGCAGCAGTTCCAGGAGTCTATCCACTCCTCCAGATCCCCGCCCACTCAGAATTCCCCTGTCAAGCACAGTTCGGGTGTCAGCGGTGGGGCGCGACCCCGCAAGGGCAGTGGGGGACGTATTATAGAAGGTGGAGTATACGAGGCCCCATGGGActcagaagaaaaacaaaaagaacttGAAGAGAAATTCAAAGCTGCCGAAATTCAGAAATCTCCTAAAAAAGATGGCAGTAAGGAGAGTTCTCCAAAGTCTGGTGTGCGGTCTCGAGCCGTGGAGGACATTACTGTGTACGAGGAGCCATGGGATGTGAGCTCTAAGGGTAGAGCGATATCCTCCATGCTGTCTGGCACAG GGGAACAAAAGGAATCCTCGGCTCCTAAAAGTCCTGGCTCCAAAGACGGTACTAACACATCACCCAAGCAGAAGGCTGGCATCAAGGTGGACATAGGGGCACGAATACGCAGCGCCATTGGGGAGGTCATCGACCCCACAATAAAGCTAGAAAAACAAAG CTGGTACCATGGTACTATTGGCCGCTCCGATGCAGAGGCTCTTCTCAGGGTCTGTAAAGAAGGCAGCTACCTAGTGAGGAATAGTGAGAGCACCAAAACTGACTACTCTCTCTCCATGAA aagttCCCGGGGCTTTATTCACATCAAGATATCACGTGACAAGGATTATAAGTTTATTCTTGGAGAAAACAGCCAGCCATTTGAAGCAATCCCAGAAATGATATTTCATTACAGTAGAAACCTTCTCCCCATCAAAGGAGCCGATCACATGATCTTGCTCCATCCAGTGATAAATGAGCTCTTGTGA